The following are encoded in a window of Pseudomonas multiresinivorans genomic DNA:
- the hutU gene encoding urocanate hydratase, which produces MTKFRDVEIRAPRGTQLNAKSWLTEAPLRMLMNNLDPEVAENPKELVVYGGIGRAARNWECYDKIVATLKELNDDETLLVQSGKPVGVFKTHANAPRVLIANSNLVPHWANWEHFNELDAKGLAMYGQMTAGSWIYIGSQGIVQGTYETFVEAGRQHYDGNLKGKWVLTAGLGGMGGAQPLAATLAGACSLNIECQQSRIDFRLASRYVDEQAKDLDDALARIAKYTAEGKAISIALLGNAAQILPELIKRGVRPDMVTDQTSAHDPLNGYLPAGWTWEQYRDRAQTDPAAVVKAAKQSMAVHVQAMLEFQKQGVPTFDYGNNIRQMAKEEGVANAFDFPGFVPAYIRPLFCRGVGPFRWAALSGDAEDIYKTDAKVKELIADDAHLHNWLDMARERISFQGLPARICWVGLGQRAKLGLAFNEMVRSGELKAPIVIGRDHLDSGSVSSPNRETEAMRDGSDAVSDWPLLNALLNTASGATWVSLHHGGGVGMGFSQHSGMVIVCDGTDEAAERIARVLTNDPGTGVMRHADAGYQIAIDCAKEQGLNLPMITGK; this is translated from the coding sequence GTGACCAAATTCCGCGACGTCGAAATCCGTGCCCCGCGCGGCACCCAACTGAATGCCAAGAGCTGGCTGACAGAAGCGCCGCTGCGCATGCTGATGAACAACCTCGACCCGGAAGTCGCCGAGAACCCCAAGGAACTGGTGGTGTATGGTGGCATCGGTCGCGCCGCGCGCAACTGGGAGTGCTACGACAAGATCGTCGCCACCCTGAAGGAGCTGAACGACGACGAAACCCTGCTGGTGCAATCCGGCAAGCCGGTCGGCGTGTTCAAGACCCACGCCAACGCCCCGCGCGTGCTGATCGCCAACTCCAACCTGGTGCCGCACTGGGCCAACTGGGAGCACTTCAACGAACTCGACGCCAAGGGCCTGGCCATGTACGGCCAGATGACCGCCGGCTCCTGGATCTACATCGGCAGCCAGGGCATCGTCCAGGGCACCTACGAAACCTTCGTCGAGGCCGGCCGCCAGCATTACGACGGCAACCTGAAAGGCAAGTGGGTGCTCACCGCCGGTCTCGGCGGCATGGGCGGTGCCCAGCCGCTGGCCGCGACCCTGGCCGGCGCCTGCTCGCTGAACATCGAATGCCAGCAGAGCCGCATCGACTTCCGCCTCGCCAGCCGCTACGTCGACGAACAGGCCAAGGACCTCGATGACGCCCTCGCGCGTATCGCGAAGTACACCGCCGAAGGCAAGGCCATCTCCATCGCCCTGCTGGGCAACGCCGCCCAAATCCTCCCGGAGCTGATCAAGCGCGGCGTGCGCCCGGACATGGTCACCGACCAGACTTCTGCCCACGACCCGCTCAACGGCTACCTGCCCGCCGGCTGGACCTGGGAGCAGTACCGCGACCGCGCGCAGACTGACCCGGCCGCCGTGGTCAAGGCCGCCAAGCAATCCATGGCCGTGCACGTCCAGGCCATGCTGGAATTCCAGAAGCAGGGCGTGCCGACCTTCGACTACGGCAACAACATCCGCCAGATGGCCAAGGAAGAGGGCGTCGCCAACGCCTTCGACTTTCCCGGCTTCGTTCCGGCCTACATCCGCCCGTTGTTCTGCCGTGGCGTCGGCCCGTTCCGCTGGGCCGCGCTGTCCGGCGACGCCGAGGACATCTACAAGACCGACGCCAAGGTCAAGGAACTGATCGCCGACGACGCCCACCTGCACAACTGGCTGGACATGGCGCGCGAGCGCATCAGCTTCCAGGGCCTGCCGGCGCGCATCTGCTGGGTCGGCCTGGGCCAGCGCGCCAAGCTCGGCCTGGCATTCAACGAAATGGTCCGCAGCGGCGAGCTGAAAGCACCGATCGTGATCGGCCGTGACCACCTCGACTCCGGCTCGGTGTCCAGCCCGAACCGCGAGACCGAAGCCATGCGCGACGGCTCCGACGCCGTGTCCGACTGGCCGCTGCTCAACGCCCTGCTGAACACCGCCAGTGGCGCCACCTGGGTCTCGCTGCACCACGGTGGCGGCGTGGGAATGGGCTTCTCCCAGCACTCGGGGATGGTGATCGTCTGCGACGGCACCGACGAAGCTGCCGAGCGCATCGCCCGCGTGCTGACCAACGACCCAGGCACCGGCGTGATGCGCCATGCCGATGCCGGCTACCAGATCGCCATCGATTGCGCCAAGGAGCAGGGCCTGAACCTGCCGATGATCACCGGCAAGTGA
- a CDS encoding purine-cytosine permease family protein — protein MSQASDSSKPLIEVRSIDYIPEAERHGKLYSQFTLWLGANLQITAIVTGALAVVLGGDVFWSLIGLLIGQLLGGGVMALHAAQGPKLGLPQMISSRVQFGVYGAAIPIVLVCLMYLGFTATGTVLSGQALGQLFGVSDSVGILIFASVIVLVTVLGYRVIHVIGRIASVIGVIAFVYLFSRLMSQTDVGALLEIRHFSWSSFLLAVSLAASWQIAFGPYVADYSRYLPGRTSSVKTFLAVGAGSVIGAQVAMIFGVFAAAGANGQFAGHEVAYIVGLSGSGAVAALLYFTIAFGKITISTLNSYGSFMCIATVISGFRGHLEVSRVQRLVFVLLIVGAATLIALLGQHSFLGAFKSFILFLLAFFTPWSAVNLVDYYCITREHYDVPALSDPDGRYGRWNIPGISVYVIGVLVQLPFISTKFYTGPLVDALGGVDISWIIGLVVPAVLYYLVTRRVTRALPDRLILPART, from the coding sequence ATGTCCCAGGCCAGTGATAGCTCTAAACCCCTGATCGAGGTGCGCTCGATCGACTACATCCCCGAGGCCGAGCGCCACGGCAAACTCTACAGCCAATTCACCCTGTGGCTGGGCGCCAACCTGCAGATCACCGCCATCGTCACCGGAGCCCTGGCCGTGGTGCTGGGCGGCGATGTGTTCTGGTCGCTGATCGGTCTGCTCATCGGCCAACTGCTGGGCGGCGGCGTGATGGCGCTGCACGCCGCGCAAGGGCCGAAGCTCGGCCTGCCGCAGATGATCTCCAGCCGCGTGCAGTTCGGCGTCTACGGCGCGGCCATTCCGATCGTGCTGGTATGTCTGATGTACCTGGGCTTCACCGCTACCGGTACGGTGCTTTCCGGTCAGGCGCTGGGACAGCTGTTCGGTGTCAGCGACAGCGTCGGCATCCTGATCTTTGCCAGCGTCATCGTGCTGGTCACCGTGCTTGGCTACCGCGTCATCCATGTCATCGGCCGCATCGCCAGCGTCATCGGGGTGATCGCCTTCGTCTACCTGTTCAGCCGCCTGATGAGCCAGACCGATGTCGGCGCGCTGCTGGAAATCCGCCATTTCAGCTGGAGCAGCTTCCTGCTCGCGGTGTCGCTGGCCGCTTCCTGGCAGATCGCCTTCGGCCCCTACGTCGCGGACTACTCGCGCTACCTGCCGGGCAGGACTTCCTCGGTTAAAACCTTCCTCGCCGTGGGCGCCGGCTCGGTGATCGGCGCCCAGGTGGCGATGATCTTCGGCGTGTTCGCCGCGGCCGGGGCCAACGGGCAGTTCGCTGGCCATGAAGTGGCCTACATCGTCGGCCTGAGCGGCAGTGGCGCCGTCGCCGCGCTGCTGTACTTCACCATCGCCTTCGGCAAGATCACCATCTCGACGCTGAACTCCTACGGCAGCTTCATGTGCATCGCCACGGTGATCAGCGGCTTCCGCGGCCACCTGGAGGTGAGCCGCGTGCAGCGCCTGGTGTTCGTCCTGCTGATCGTCGGCGCCGCGACCCTGATCGCGCTGCTGGGCCAGCATTCGTTCCTCGGCGCGTTCAAGTCCTTCATCCTCTTCCTGCTGGCCTTCTTCACCCCATGGAGCGCGGTCAACCTGGTGGACTACTACTGCATCACCCGCGAGCACTACGACGTGCCGGCGCTCTCCGATCCGGACGGTCGCTACGGGCGCTGGAACATCCCCGGCATCAGCGTCTATGTGATCGGCGTCCTGGTGCAATTGCCGTTCATTTCCACCAAGTTCTACACCGGCCCGCTGGTGGATGCCCTGGGCGGCGTGGATATCTCCTGGATCATCGGCCTGGTGGTCCCTGCGGTTCTCTATTACCTGGTCACCCGGCGCGTCACGCGGGCATTACCGGACCGGCTGATCCTGCCGGCCCGCACCTGA
- a CDS encoding ABC transporter substrate-binding protein, with product MSAPRCLFALLLAFGLCAQTLAAGCPYPKPVVFAGLNWESGMFTTEVLRFILEKGYGCQTDAVPGNTVTMENALKQNDIQVTGEQWAGRSTVWQQAEQAGKVFSVGETVKGASEGWWVPDYVVHGDAKRGIKASAPGLKSVNDLPSYKTLFKDDEEPNKGRFYNCPTGWTCEIVNTQKLKAYGLEDSYVNFRTGAGPALDAAITSAIAQGKPVLFYYWAPTPLLGRFKLVQLEEPPFDEAAWKTLTDPNNPNPKGSRSLPAKISIGVSRDFHDKAPPLVQVFEKVELPLPMFNALLADMAQHHRDVADVRAKFFREHRELWSKWVSAEAAGRIDAALK from the coding sequence ATGTCCGCCCCCCGTTGCCTGTTCGCGCTGCTACTGGCCTTCGGCCTGTGCGCCCAGACCCTTGCCGCCGGCTGCCCCTATCCGAAACCCGTGGTGTTCGCCGGGCTGAACTGGGAGAGCGGCATGTTCACCACCGAGGTGCTGCGCTTCATCCTGGAGAAGGGCTACGGCTGTCAGACCGATGCCGTGCCGGGTAACACGGTGACCATGGAGAACGCGCTGAAGCAGAACGACATCCAGGTTACCGGCGAGCAGTGGGCCGGGCGCAGCACCGTCTGGCAGCAAGCGGAGCAGGCAGGGAAGGTATTCTCCGTCGGCGAGACGGTGAAGGGCGCCAGTGAAGGCTGGTGGGTGCCGGACTATGTGGTGCACGGCGATGCCAAGCGTGGGATCAAGGCCTCGGCGCCGGGCCTGAAGTCCGTGAACGACCTGCCCAGCTACAAGACCCTGTTCAAGGACGACGAAGAGCCGAACAAGGGCCGCTTCTACAACTGCCCCACCGGCTGGACCTGCGAGATCGTCAACACGCAGAAGCTCAAGGCCTATGGGCTCGAGGACAGCTACGTGAACTTCCGCACTGGCGCCGGCCCCGCGCTGGACGCGGCGATCACTTCGGCCATCGCCCAGGGCAAGCCGGTGCTCTTCTATTACTGGGCGCCGACGCCGCTGCTGGGTCGCTTCAAGCTGGTGCAGCTGGAGGAGCCGCCATTCGACGAGGCGGCCTGGAAGACCCTGACCGACCCGAACAACCCCAATCCCAAGGGTTCGCGCTCGCTGCCGGCGAAGATCAGCATCGGCGTGTCCCGCGACTTCCACGACAAGGCGCCGCCACTGGTGCAGGTGTTCGAGAAGGTCGAACTGCCGCTGCCCATGTTCAACGCGCTGTTGGCTGACATGGCGCAGCACCACCGGGACGTGGCGGATGTGCGGGCGAAGTTCTTCCGCGAGCACCGGGAGTTGTGGTCGAAGTGGGTGTCGGCGGAGGCGGCGGGAAGAATTGATGCGGCGTTGAAGTAG